The following coding sequences are from one Culicoidibacter larvae window:
- a CDS encoding C39 family peptidase: MKKILIMFMCAALFIVVTPLSVYAVDTVPTLEEIMDSYQVGIDEARKIQDGMKNEEAYYNGEVTVPDKRPLLRNDGNSNKNYEALKEAYSQAYLAAMTSDDTTVYKELEAQFLELLPVGYRPKLKGTAMVSIPFYRQQNSYYCGPAAVAMALAAKGKYYSQSTLASKSWLETDDYGYTIGRYIKYTLNNLLGLGSWYVYKEVDWDDPAWLISKLIITIRAGYVPIVAIYQNGDSNTVLNGHTKAYLRHFIPVYAYADNAGYWYADSASGLGGRFANVPQKSYINWKTLSYLVWGGSITY, from the coding sequence ATGAAGAAAATTTTGATTATGTTTATGTGTGCAGCTTTATTTATAGTTGTCACGCCATTATCTGTTTATGCAGTAGATACAGTACCAACACTGGAAGAGATTATGGATTCATATCAGGTTGGTATTGATGAAGCTCGTAAGATTCAGGATGGAATGAAAAATGAGGAAGCATATTATAATGGGGAAGTAACGGTGCCGGATAAGCGACCATTATTGCGGAATGATGGCAACAGCAATAAAAATTATGAGGCCTTAAAGGAAGCTTATTCACAAGCATATCTTGCAGCAATGACAAGTGATGATACTACAGTATACAAAGAACTTGAAGCACAGTTTTTGGAATTGTTGCCAGTCGGTTATCGACCAAAATTAAAAGGAACTGCTATGGTTTCGATACCATTTTACCGACAACAAAATAGTTATTATTGTGGACCGGCAGCAGTTGCAATGGCTTTAGCAGCCAAAGGGAAATATTATAGTCAGTCCACTTTAGCCAGTAAGTCATGGCTTGAAACTGATGATTATGGTTATACGATTGGTCGATATATAAAGTATACATTGAATAATCTATTGGGCTTAGGAAGTTGGTATGTTTATAAAGAAGTGGATTGGGATGATCCGGCATGGTTAATCTCAAAATTAATTATTACCATTAGAGCCGGATATGTGCCGATTGTGGCGATTTATCAAAATGGAGATTCTAATACTGTTCTAAATGGTCACACAAAAGCTTATTTGCGGCATTTTATTCCGGTTTATGCTTATGCTGATAATGCAGGCTATTGGTACGCAGATTCAGCTTCTGGTTTAGGTGGACGGTTCGCTAATGTGCCGCAAAAATCTTATATCAATTGGAAAACATTATCATATTTAGTTTGGGGAGGTTCGATTACCTATTAA
- a CDS encoding DUF1062 domain-containing protein — MKTIAWEVTFSGLPKTYKYCKKCKSKTEYISSELFRVNANQKNVDVWLIYRCNSCKSTWNMPIYQRINRLKLEQQELEQLMNNDSIIAKKYAMDYYLLKQQGAAPEVPEFSVNGDMPNGETVNIVLTGEYYMPLKISKIIRRKLGLSTQAYAELIASGMIVSCDGIDLYKGKFIQPTTIIIKT; from the coding sequence ATGAAAACAATAGCTTGGGAGGTCACATTTTCAGGCCTGCCTAAAACATATAAATATTGCAAAAAGTGCAAAAGTAAAACTGAATATATATCATCAGAATTATTTCGCGTTAATGCTAATCAGAAGAATGTAGATGTATGGCTCATCTATCGCTGCAATAGCTGCAAATCAACTTGGAATATGCCGATTTATCAACGAATCAATCGGCTTAAACTTGAGCAGCAAGAGTTGGAGCAACTAATGAATAATGATTCAATAATCGCCAAGAAATATGCGATGGATTATTATTTACTGAAGCAGCAGGGCGCGGCACCGGAGGTGCCAGAGTTTAGTGTCAACGGCGATATGCCGAATGGCGAGACAGTGAACATTGTACTCACTGGTGAATATTATATGCCATTAAAAATAAGCAAAATTATTCGCAGGAAGTTGGGCCTTTCAACGCAAGCATACGCCGAGCTGATTGCTTCCGGAATGATTGTAAGCTGTGATGGTATAGATTTATATAAAGGTAAATTTATCCAGCCTACAACAATTATTATTAAAACTTAA
- a CDS encoding energy-coupled thiamine transporter ThiT, whose translation MMIQNKRIAMFATMGVLMALALVLEYVDKTFLSFAWLQGGSISTSAFIIFVVGWRYKAAAGALFAGVYGFLTFYLFGGTMYSLIQVVLEYGLAFIVLGVIAGLTPMGTSRWKLPYVIGGIWVACAIRLLIHTVAGIIFFAEYAPAGQAVWLYSLTYNGLYMVPNAILYTVLTVLLWPTLNRLAKSA comes from the coding sequence ATGATGATTCAAAATAAACGGATTGCCATGTTTGCTACCATGGGTGTATTGATGGCTTTGGCATTAGTGCTGGAATATGTCGACAAAACATTTTTAAGTTTTGCCTGGCTGCAAGGTGGTTCGATTTCAACATCAGCTTTCATTATTTTTGTAGTGGGTTGGCGGTATAAAGCTGCTGCCGGAGCATTGTTCGCCGGCGTGTATGGCTTTCTGACGTTCTATTTATTCGGTGGCACAATGTATTCGTTGATTCAGGTAGTACTTGAATACGGTTTGGCATTTATTGTGCTTGGTGTTATTGCCGGGCTGACACCGATGGGGACAAGCCGCTGGAAGCTGCCATATGTGATTGGCGGGATTTGGGTAGCTTGTGCGATACGTCTGCTGATTCATACTGTTGCGGGAATAATATTCTTTGCTGAGTATGCACCTGCCGGACAAGCAGTATGGCTGTACTCATTGACCTACAATGGTCTTTACATGGTGCCAAACGCGATTTTGTATACAGTATTAACAGTATTGTTATGGCCAACTTTAAATCGTTTAGCTAAGAGTGCTTAG